One Rhizoctonia solani chromosome 2, complete sequence DNA segment encodes these proteins:
- a CDS encoding peptidase C14, with product MAKLQTLIMCDILQMDPTMFAALKNTAQAVGSRKEADVGMQIVAVGNFFQLPPGSADVAAPDYAFSHTLWSATFSGQLDGDFSGDSCKPSSLAELVGMLNQARTEKLPAQGKRCTGVLGRPIPTTKSVDLDSAQNTRKEWSLLQNSRLGRYSQSIPPEVVELKTGKAVGIQLNGIRAPKLSIGTVVDFFTALGPKSPRHCVAGSPTRAYSVWMSSSKSGQSTAPVLRNIPFELGSASLVGARTAILELCTKNKDQRTGSTTALPLNGLYNRVSNDFAGNTILLEKPFRGVEKQPLGRGAELSASSACGLVQVNDYRRSMDSPDKGTGVRAYFRRKKNKIIAKLTTGSASSLSTSIPSVHPDTQSSPAEPAASQSRSTVDDAVPSNGPLRHSDTDQLPIATNPLEGPDAATDTAAVSVPRPITPAPSAIRALTGTLKTLHSAAQVFPPLHAAIGGLLASVEHMELSSKNHSEMEALATRLSSLAEWLQQHKQEAKSTEVSEFLERIATSMEKQVAAIRSKQNDRTARYLRNAEQDEEEILQAYRHIADILEKIKTEASLNTWDAVEAQRTDSRLAGLSPVDSAIYNSLLSYDVNRRACTPNTRSKILLELDQWSVDGNKPNVYWMNGMAGTGKTTIAYTFAQCLEDRGELGASFFCTRTSEECQNVGRIIPTIACQLAQRLPSFRSALRGALEQQPNIKSQSIDRQCERLIKEPLSRMKTGMTKGLVVVIDALDECSNTNGVRTILDVLFRVTPDLPLKFFVTSRPEPDIRQRIEAQSDRNRSMCVLHEIEKSLVEADIELYLRDELRNGVSEHDLIKLAKLSGNLFIYAATAIRYIRRRGTMVDQDRLEAILKSSSKLANRHADIDKLYATILDAAVHDSNLDQEEQDQTRAIVWTAICAREPIDVDTLGALTGIKATKADILLQSLYSVLHVSQATGTITTLHASFPDFMFDKARSIKFYCDEGKHSQLLAERCFEVMQDQLRFNICGLETSFIPDREVQDLEARIAKSISPTLAYVAHHWGDHVVKSTPCEMVRKGLEDFLSYRLLFWMEVVSLKRALDKGIGMLSALKAWLTAEDASSDVSKLLNDSWIFVSKYAAGSVSQSTPHIYISALAFCHHSSSVYEQYWGRTRGLLRLEGSAMEQSSTALLAIWQMPSEAVSLAFSPDGSRFAIGFEDGTVHILHAHNGTVALGPLEGHTNWVTSLAYSPDGLLLVSGSCDATMLVRDAQTGSCIYDVITGHESVVMSVSFSPDGKHILSGSNDQTTRMWDSGNGSLIPNSIKRHPHEVLCTAFSPDGKLIACGLRSNKSPIVVYDASTSELLPFPFDAHQSPVYSIAFSTNSKHLVTGNISGELRVWSHQDGTLTHSLPRVHNSSIASIGFSPLGDKLVTGSYDRCVYIWDVKTGYSNPCLLGIHNDYVFSVAFSPDGTRVASCSYDCTVKMWNALHSTSSHASRSNTPTKGVWSVAISPDGSRIAAAGEDKAIYMFNTHDGTSALQPLVAHTGTIYSVAFSLNGRYLASGGHDQCICLWDATSGKLLSGPLQGHERMIRSVSFSPDSRHVVSASTDKTIRMWDVDEETLTPTDLVGTHDNEVNSAAFFLDGKHIVSGCADRKIRMWDSQTLSLVFDQFGSQQHEARIWSVTFSPDGRLIASGSVDGVICIFDSHSGKLVLGPLNAHQDPVMSVVFTLNSNHIVSGSVDRSVRVWRVEDGAPACEPLQGHRYGINSVACSPDGAYIVSGSDDATIRVWKAPGRGAVSDISRSASSTSDQRKPLRPIAGGLKIDRDGWARNHDSQLVFWVPSDMTMLFPRLETVYNIGPEGTCRAEYSERLLLGDEWHGCFVR from the exons ATGGCAAAGCTGCAAACTCTGATCATGTGCGACA TATTGCAGATGGATCCGACAATGTTTGCTGCGCTCAAAAACACTGCACAAGCGGTGGGAAGTAGAAAAGAGGCTGATGTAGGGATGCAG ATCGTCGCCGTTGGGAACTTTTTCCAGCTGCCTCCTGGATCTGCGGATGTTGCGGCTCCAGACTACGCCTTCAGCCATACTCTATGGAGTGCCACTTTTTCCGGCCAACTGGATGGAGATTTCtcaggggactcttgcaaaCCAAGTTCG CTCGCAGAGCTTGTCGGCATGCTGAATCAGGCGCGAACAGAAAAGCTGCCTGCACAAGGCAAGAGGTGTACAGGTGTGTTGGGTCGTCCTATACCAACGAC CAAGAGTGTGGATCTCGACTCAGCTCAAAACACTCGCAAGGAATGGAGTTTGCTACAAAACTCGAGATTAGGCAGATATAGCCAAAG TATCCCTCCGGAAGTTGTCGAGTTGAAGACGGGCAAGGCTGTG GGCATTCAACTCAACGGAATACGCGCTCCAAAGCTGAGCATTGGAACCGTGGTCGATTTCTTCACAGCTCTTGGACCAAAAAGCCCGAGGCATTGCGTCGCAGGATCCCCCACTCGAGCGTACAGTGTTTGGATGTCAAGTTCGAAATCGGGTCAAAGCACTG CCCCAGTACTCAGGAAT ATCCCGTTTGAACTTGGTTCGGCTAGCTTGGTTG GCGCAAGAACTGCAATCCTCGAACTGTGCACTAAGAATAAAGATCAACGAACAGGTTCTACTACGGCCTTG CCTCTCAATGGCCTCTATAATCGGGTTTCAAACGATTTTGCCGGGAACACTATCCTACTCGAAAA GCCGTTTCGTGGCGTAGAAAAACAACCCCTCGGTCGGGGTGCTGAGTTGAGTG CCTCAAGCGCTTGTGGGCTTGTGCAGGTCAACGACTACCGTCGGTCAATGGATTCGCCGGATAAAGGGACAGGCGTTCGCGCCTACTTCAGGCGCAAGAAAAACAAAATCATAGCAAAACTTACGACCGGCAGCGCATCGAGTCTTTCCACTTCCATACCTTCCGTTCACCCTGATACTCAGTCTTCGCCCGCGGAACCAGCCGCCTCTCAGTCACGTTCTACCGTTGATGATGCGGTGCCCTCCAACGGCCCGTTGCGACACTCAGACACAGATCAACTGCCGATCGCAACCAATCCTCTCGAAGGCCCCGACGCGGCTACAGACACCGCGGCCGTCAGCGTTCCTCGGCCAATCACTCCTGCGCCTTCAGCCATACGAGCCCTGACCGGTACGCTAAAAACATTGCATAGCGCAGCGCAGGTTTTTCCGCCTCTACACGCTGCGATTGGAGGACTTTTAGCCTCCGTCGAGCACATGGAG CTGAGCTCTAAGAATCATAGCGAAATGGAGGCATTGGCAACACGGCTATCATCGCTCGCCGAGTGGCTCCAACAGCATAAACAAGAGGCCAAGTCGACAGAGGTTTCGGAGTTCCTTGAAAGAATCGCAAC GTCAATGGAAAAGCAAGTGGCAGCCATCCGCAGCAAGCAGAACGACCGAACAGCAAGATACCTCAGGAACGCGGAACAGGATGAGGAGGAGATACTACAAGCGTATAGGCACATAGCGGACATCCTGGAGAAGATCAAG ACCGAAGCGAGCTTGAACACGTGGGATGCAGTCGAAGCACAGCGCACG GACTCTCGCCTCGCCGGTTTGTCACCTGTAGACTCGGCGATCTACAACTCACTGCTGTCCTATGATGTGAATCGTCGAGCATGCACTCCGAACACTCGGTCGAAGATCTTGCTCGAGCTCGATCAGTGGTCGGTCGATGGAAACAAGCCCAATGTCTACTGGATGAACGGAATGGCCGGCACAGGCAAGACAACCATCGCATACACCTTTGCCCAGTGTCTTGAAGATCGCGGTGAACTCGGGGCCAGTTTCTTCTGCACCCGCACATCTGAGGAATGTCAAAACGTGGGAAGAATCATACCGACTATCGCCTGTCAGCTGGCACAGCGTTTACCTTCTTTTCGATCAGCGTTGCGGGGGGCTCTGGAGCAGCAGCCGAACATCAAGTCACAGTCGATCGACAGGCAGTGTGAGCGACTGATCAAGGAGCCGCTATCAAGAATGAAGACCGGGATGACAAAAGGGCTTGTGGTCGTGATCGATGCGCTCGATGAATGCAGCAACACGAACGGCGTGCGAACGATCCTTGACGTACTTTTCAGAGTCACTCCCGACTTGCCTCTCAAGTTTTTCGTCACCAGCCGACCCGAGCCGGACATCCGCCAAAGGATCGAGGCGCAGTCTGACCGCAACCGGTCGATGTGCGTGCTACACGAGATCGAAAAGTCGCTAGTGGAAGCAGACATCGAGCTATACCTTCGTGACGAACTTCGCAACGGCGTCTCTGAGCATGATCTGATCAAACTCGCCAAGCTCTCCGGAAACCTGTTCATATATGCAGCCACGGCAATTCGGTACATTCGGAGAAGAGGCACGATGGTGGATCAAGACCGGCTTGAGGCGATCCTAAAATCGTCTTCGAAGTTGGCCAACCGACACGCAGACATTGACAAGCTATATGCTACGATTCTGGATGCGGCAGTCCACGACTCGAACCTGGATCAGGAGGAGCAAGACCAGACACGGGCAATAGTTTGGACAGCAATTTGCGCACGAGAGCCGATCGACGTCGATACGCTTGGAGCTCTGACGGGGATCAAAGCGACAAAGGCTGACATACTGCTGCAGTCTCTATATTCGGTGCTGCACGTGTCACAAGCGACTGGGACGATCACGACGCTACACGCATCGTTCCCCGACTTTATGTTTGACAAGGCGCGGTCGATCAAGTTCTACTGCGACGAAGGGAAGCACAGTCAGCTGCTCGCCGAACGGTGCTTCGAGGTGATGCAAGACCAGCTGCGATTCAACATCTGTGGTCTAGAGACGTCGTTCATACCCGATAGAGAAGTGCAAGACCTGGAAGCTCGGATAGCAAAGTCAATCTCGCCAACGCTGGCGTACGTAGCGCACCATTGGGGAGATCATGTAGTCAAGAGCACGCCATGTGAGATGGTGCGGAAAGGGCTGGAAGATTTCCTGTCATACCGGCTGCttttctggatggaggtagTGAGCCTGAAGCGTGCGCTGGACAAAGGGATAGGCATGCTATCGGCGCTCAAGGCATGGCTGACG GCCGAAGACGCATCATCAGATGTGAGCAAGCTACTGAACGACTCGTGGATCTTCGTATCAAAGTATGCTGCCGGGTCGGTTTCGCAGTCGacaccgcatatatacatctcgGCGTTGGCATTCTGCCATCACTCAAGCTCGGTATACGAGCAGTACTGGGGTCGTACTCGGGGGCTTCTGAGGCTGGAAGGGTCTGCGATGGAACAAAGTTCAACGGCGCTACTTGCAATATGGCAGATGCCCTCGGAGGCCGTCTCACTGGCGTTCTCTCCTGATGGGTCTCGATTTGCAATTGGATTTGAAGATGGCACAGTACATATACTTCATGCGCACAATGGAACAGTGGCTCTTGGCCCCCTCGAGGGACACACCAATTGGGTAACATCCTTAGCATATTCCCCTGACGGACTGCTGCTTGTCTCTGGCTCTTGCGACGCTACAATGCTTGTGCGAGACGCGCAGACAGGCAGTTGCatatatgacgtcatcacaGGGCATGAAAGCGTAGTGATGTCAGtatcgttctcacccgacggcaagCACATCCTCTCAGGGTCCAATGACCAGACAACGCGGATGTGGGACAGTGGCAACGGCAGTCTGATACccaactccatcaaacgccatCCTCATGAAGTCCTCTGCAcggcattctctcctgatggcaagCTTATCGCATGTGGCTTGCGGAGCAATAAGTCTCCTATTGTTGTTTACGACGCATCCACCAGCGAGTTACTCCCTTTTCCATTCGATGCCCATCAATCCCCGGTCTATTCAATCGCCTTTTCGACAAACAGCAAGCACCTTGTCACTGGCAATATTTCCGGTGAATTGCGCGTCTGGAGCCACCAGGACGGCACCCTCACACACTCCCTACCCAGAGTACACAACAGCTCGATTGCATCCATTGGGTTTTCGCCACTCGGAGACAAACTCGTCACTGGCTCTTATGATAggtgcgtgtatatatgggaTGTAAAGACCGGCTactccaacccttgcctaCTTGGCATACACAACGATTATGTTTTCTCCGTtgcgttctcacccgacggcacacGAGTCGCATCATGCTCATATGACTGCACCGTCAAGATGTGGAATGCACTGCACTCGACATCATCTCATGCCTCACGCTCAAACACACCAACCAAGGGTGTCTGGTCGGTTGCGATCTCGCCTGATGGGTCACGCATCGCCGCAGCGGGTGAAGACAAAGCAATCTACATGTTCAACACACACGATGGCACTTCCGCTCTCCAGCCACTTGTCGCACACACGGGGACGATCTACTCGGTTGCGTTCTCACTCAACGGCAGGTACCTCGCCTCTGGTGGCCACGACCAATGCATATGTCTATGGGATGCCACAAGCGGCAAGCTGCTATCCGGTCCACTTCAAGGGCACGAGAGAATGATACGGTCAGTGTCGTTTTCACCCGATAGCAGGCACGTTGTTTCTGCCTCGACGGACAAGACCATACGCATGTGGGATGTGGATGAGGAGACTCTGACGCCCACAGACCTGGTTGGAACGCACGACAACGAGGTCAACTCAGCGGCATTCTTCCTCGACGGCAAGCATATCGTTTCTGGGTGTGCCGACAGGAAGATCCGGATGTGGGACTCGCAGACGCTATCACTCGTGTTCGATCAGTTTGGGTCGCAGCAGCATGAAGCGCGTATCTGGTCGGTGAcgttctcgcctgatggcagaCTCATTGCTTCTGGGTCCGTGGATGGCGTGATTTGCATCTTTGACTCGCACAGTGGCAAGTTGGTCCTCGGTCCTCTCAACGCACATCAGGATCCGGTGATGTCAGTTGTGTTCACACTCAACAGCAATCACATCGTATCTGGCTCGGTTGATCGAAGCGTTCGAGTGTGGAGGGTGGAAGATGGGGCTCCTGCATGTGAGCCACTTCAAGGACATCGATATGGGATCAACTCGGTGGCATGTTCGCCCGACGGTGCATATATTGTCTCAGGTTCGGATGACGCGACGATTCGAGTATGGAAGGCACCAGGAAGGGGCGCTGTATCCGACATATCCCGATCTGCCTCTTCGACCTCAGACCAGAGGAAGCCCCTTAGGCCGATTGCTGGTGGACTGAAGATCGATAGAGATGGGTGGGCACGCAACCACGACTCGCAGCTAGTTTTCTGGGTTCCATCGGATATGACCATGCTCTTTCCTCGCCTCGAGACCGTTTACAACATCGGGCCTGAAGGCACGTGTCGAGCGGAGTATAGTGAGCGTTTGCTACTTGGGGACGAGTGGCACGGATGTTTTGTGCGCTGA
- a CDS encoding GMC oxidoreductase has translation MLIISVQAMNTYKSATHRSNLVVLAEAQATKIRIDHFGKDVTARGHSSDPQALELSGTSNSNVLQKHKITPNADLLGAGENCQDRVSASTTYEVKKAAKARYGKARDRPLNASHSMLSHIDLYFLASSAKIVHMHRWLWEDVRKEIHMVLTKEQYRIEELSLRKKMSDVEMLPHPGKYTIRDFSKSRADRVVQQNRIIDCHAQHLNTSDSVLPPAMDANYLSKQVDRSILVESVKFADKLAKAEPLATILVARQGPSPDRESDKVITKRAKGNNRTSHHPIGTAVMASESFGGVMDEMPKVYGTSSLRVMSASVILVHLAVQLHHTVYGIAERATDVIKSGSGF, from the exons ATGCTTATCATATCTGTCCAGGCCATGAACACCTACAAATCTGCCACGCACAGATCCAACCTTGTCGTATTGGCCGAGGCTCAAGCCACCAAAATTCGGATTGATCACTTTGGGAAGGACGTCACGGCAAGGGG GCACTCTTCTGACCCTCAAGCTCTTGAGTTGAGTGGTaccagcaacagcaacgtCTTGCAGAAGCACAAGATCACTCCCAATGCCGATCTCCTTGGGGCTGGGGAGAACTGCCAAGATCGTGTTTCGGCTTCGACTACATACGAAGTAAAGAAAG CTGCCAAAGCTCGATA CGGAAAGGCTCGTGACAGACCACTTAATGCTTCCCACTCCATGCTATCGCATATCGACTTGTACTTCCTTGCTAGCTCTGCCAAGATTGTGCATATGCACAGGTGGCTGTGGGAGGATGTGAGGAAGGAGATACATATGGTGCTTACGAAGGAGCAGTACAGGATCGAAGAGCTATcgctgaggaagaagatgagTGACGTCGAAATGCTTCCGCATCCAGGCAAGTATACTATTCGGGACTTTTCCAAGAGTCGTGCTGACCGTGTGGTCCAGCAGAACCGAATA ATAGATT GTCACGCCCAGCACCTAAACACCTCGGACTCCGTTTTGCCTCCAGCTATGGATGCTAACTACCTATCCAAGCAGGTAG ACCGGAGCATTCTCGTTGAGTCGGTCAAGTTCGCGGATAAGCTTGCCAAGGCCGAACCATTGGCTACGATACTTGTCGCCCGTCAGGGCCCCAGTCCAGATAGGGAGTCGGACAAAGTCATCACCAAGCGAGCCAAGGGCAATAACCGAACTTCGCACCACCCGATTGGAACTGCGGTGATGGCATCCGAGTCGTTTGGAGGTGTGATGGATGAGATGCCGAAGGTGTATGGAACGAGTAGTCTGCGAGTG ATGAGCGCCAGTGTCATCCTGGTGCACCTTGCTGTTCAGCTGCACCATACTGTCTACGGTATTGCGGAAAGGGCAACTGACGTTATCAAGAGTGGCTCGGGATTCTAG
- a CDS encoding GMC oxidoreductase, which translates to MDSTESPSRCPRPTEHGESDPIWLLYSATLLVCDALAFPRWAATCMNTYKSVAHRPNLVVFAEARATKIGIEQAIDCQGWKGSRSLGWHSSDPLVLELSGTGNSNVLQKHKVSLKVGLLGAGENCQARVLVSTTYEVKKNASEVRYGKARDRPLTASHSMLSHIDLYFLASSAKVVHMHTSLWEYVRKEIHMVLPNEQYRIEELSLRKKMSDVEMLPHPGKYTIWDFPKSRADRIDCHAQHQNTSDSVSPPAIGANYLSKQVDRSMLVELVMFADKLAKAEPLGTILVARQGPSPDIESDKVITKRAKGNNRTLHHPIRTAVMASDLRVMNPSVIPVHLAVQLHHAVYGIAERATDAIKSGLGF; encoded by the exons ATGGATTCTACGGAGTCGCCGAGCAGGTGCCCTCGTCCAACTGAACACGGGGAAAGCGACCCGATCTGGCTCTTGTACTCTGCCACTCTTTTG GTTTGTGACGCGCTTGCTTTCCCACGATGGGCTGCCACTTGCA TGAACACCTACAAATCTGTTGCTCACAGACCCAACCTTGTCGTATTTGCCGAGGCTCGAGCCACCAAAATCGGGATTG AGCAAGCCATTGACTGCCAAGGCTGGAAAGGAAGTCGTTCTCTCGGCTG GCACTCTTCTGACCCTCTAGTTCTTGAGTTGAGTGGTACCGGCAACAGCAACGTCTTGCAGAAGCACAAGGTCTCCCTAAAGGTCGGTCTCCTTGGGGCTGGGGAGAACTGCCAAGCTCGTGTTTTGGTTTCGACTACATACGaagtaaaaaaaaatg CTTCCGAAGTTCGATA CGGAAAGGCTCGTGACAGACCACTTACTGCTTCCCACTCCATGCTATCGCATATTGACTTGTACTTCCTTGCTAGCTCTGCCAAGGTTGTGCATATGCACACGTCGCTGTGGGAGTATGTGAGGAAGGAGATACATATGGTGCTTCCGAACGAGCAGTACAGGATCGAAGAGCTATcgctgaggaagaagatgagTGACGTCGAAATGCTTCCGCATCCAGGCAAGTATACTATTTGGGACTTTCCCAAGAGTCGTGCTGACCGT ATAGATT GTCACGCCCAGCACCAAAATACCTCGGACTCCGTTTCGCCTCCAGCTATCGGTGCTAACTACCTATCCAAGCAGGTAG ACCGGAGCATGCTCGTTGAGTTGGTCATGTTTGCGGACAAGCTTGCCAAGGCCGAACCATTGGGTACGATACTTGTTGCCCGTCAGGGCCCCAGTCCAGATATCGAGTCGGACAAAGTCATCACCAAGCGAGCCAAGGGCAATAACCGAACTTTGCACCACCCGATTAGAACTGCGGTGATGGCATCCGA TCTGCGAGTG ATGAACCCCAGTGTCATCCCGGTGCACCTTGCCGTTCAGCTGCACCATGCTGTCTACGGTATTGCGGAAAGGGCAACTGACGCTATCAAGAGTGGCTTGGGATTCTAA